The genomic stretch AGATGTGGTGAAAGCCGGTGAAACATCGATCGTGGCCACATGGAAGAAGAATGACGTGAAGCGTGCCGTGGGCCCCAAAAGAGCACAGTTGCTGTACGGGAAAGCCCAGAAGTCCATCGGCCTTACGGAAGGCGTTACAGCAGCCAGGCATGAGCTAGCCATGTATCTGGAGCAGTACGTCATGCTGTGCAGGCAAATTGAACAACTGATGGAGCTTGTGGAGGAACTGGTAAAACAAATCCCCGGCGCCTCCCACATGATGAGTATCCCTTGCATTGGACTCATCACCGTGGCTGGGTTTCTAGCGGAAGTCGGGAATTTATCCGGTTATGACCACAGCCAGCAAATCGTACGCCATGCGGGACTTAGCCTACGGGAAAACAGTTCCGGCGAGCGGAAAGGACAGACGACGATCAGTAAGCGTGGCCGCTGTCGCCTCCGAGCGTTGCTGTTTCGGGCGGCACTAACCATGGTCGCTAAGAATCCGGAATTCCATGCACTGCATCGGTATTTCACCACACGCAGGGATAACCCGCTGAAGAAAAAGCAATCGATGATCGCCATCTGTAACAAGTTAATTCGCGTCTTATTTGAGCTTGGAACCAAGCAAAAGGAATACGACGCCCGTAAGGTGCTTGGCCCCCATCGAGAGGCTCAATTACAAGCAGCAGCTTAATTTAATTACAAGTTTAGCAACTCATCTCTTTCTGCGCTTATGACACAGATTGATCTTTGACAAACGAAGCACGGATAGGCTGGGACCAATTTATTC from Effusibacillus lacus encodes the following:
- a CDS encoding transposase, coding for LRVLMNQRDRLCGDLNRVKGRIHNWLDRFFPEYTQVFKDWEGKASLITLQHFPLPQDVVKAGETSIVATWKKNDVKRAVGPKRAQLLYGKAQKSIGLTEGVTAARHELAMYLEQYVMLCRQIEQLMELVEELVKQIPGASHMMSIPCIGLITVAGFLAEVGNLSGYDHSQQIVRHAGLSLRENSSGERKGQTTISKRGRCRLRALLFRAALTMVAKNPEFHALHRYFTTRRDNPLKKKQSMIAICNKLIRVLFELGTKQKEYDARKVLGPHREAQLQAAA